The following are encoded together in the Hemitrygon akajei unplaced genomic scaffold, sHemAka1.3 Scf000154, whole genome shotgun sequence genome:
- the LOC140724036 gene encoding uncharacterized protein, which produces MAHQRVHTGERPFTCSDCGKGFTRSSQLKVHQRVHTGERPFTCSYCGKGFTQSSHLKVHQRVHTGERPFTCSDCGKGFTCSSQLKVHQRVHTGERPFTCSVCGMGFTSSSKLKIHQRVHTGERPFTCSDCGRGFTCSSDLMAHQRVHTGERPFTCSDCEKGFPCSSQLKVHQRVHTGERPFTCSDCGKGFARSSQLKVHQRVHTGERPFTCSDCGKGFTRSSQLKIHQRAHTGERPFTCLDCGRGFISSSNLKVHQRVHTGERPFTCSDCGKGFTRSSDLMVHQLVHTGERPFSCSDCGKGFTRSSQLKVHQRVHTGERPFTCSYCGTGFTQSSSLMKHQRVHTGERPFTCSDCGKGFICSSNLKTHQQVHTGERPFTCSDCGKGFIRSSYLMAHQRVHTGERPFTCSDCGKGFPCSSQLRVHQRVHTGERPFTCSDCGKGFPCSSQLRVHQQVHTGERPFTCSDCGKGFTCSSQLRVHQRVHTGERPFTCSDCGKGFTQSSELKVHQRAHTGERPFTCSDCGKGFPCSFQLRVHQRVHTGERPFTCSDCGKGFPCSSQLRVHQRFHTGERPFTCLDCGKGFTRSSILKVHQRVHTGERPFTCSDCGKGFSCSSQLKVHQRVHTGERPFTCSDCGKGFTQSSQLRVHQRVHTGERPFTCSVCGKGFTWSSQLQRHQRVHTG; this is translated from the coding sequence atggctcaccagcgagttcacactggggagaggccgttcacctgctcggactgtgggaagggattcactcggtcatcccaactgaaggtacatcagcgagttcacactggggagaggccattcacctgctcgtactgtgggaagggattcactcagtcatcccatctgaaggtacaccagcgagttcacactggggagaggccgttcacctgctcagactgtgggaagggattcacttgctcatcccaactgaaggtacatcagcgagttcacactggtgagcggccgttcacctgctcagtctgtgggatgggattcacaagctcatctaaactgaaaatacatcagcgagttcatactggagagaggccgttcacctgctcagactgtgggaggggattcacttgctcatctgacctaatggcacaccagcgagttcacactggggagaggccattcacatgctcgGACTGCGAGAAGGGATtcccttgctcatcccaactgaaggtacatcagcgagttcacactggggagaggccgttcacctgctcagactgtgggaagggattcgctcggtcatctcaactgaaggtacaccagcgagttcacactggggagaggccgttcacctgctcagactgtgggaagggattcactcggtcatctcaactgaagatacatcagcgagctcacactggggagagaccattcacctgcttagactgtgggaggggattcatttcctcatctaacctgaaggtacatcagcgagttcacactggagagaggccgttcacctgctcagactgtggaaagggattcactcggtcatctgacctaatggtacaccagctagttcacacgggggagaggccgttctcctgctcagactgtgggaagggattcactcggtcatctcaactgaaggtacatcagagagttcacactggagagaggccgttcacctgctcatactgtgggacaggattcactcagtcatcctccctaatgaaacaccagcgagttcacaccggggagcggccgttcacctgctcggactgtgggaagggattcatttgctcatctaacctgaagacacatcagcaagttcatactggcgagaggccattcacctgctcagactgtgggaagggattcattcggtcgtCTTACCtgatggctcaccagcgagttcacactggcgagcggccgttcacctgctcagactgtgggaagggattcccttgctcatcccaactgagggtacatcagcgagttcacactggtgagaggccattcacctgctcagactgtgggaagggattcccttgctcatcccaactgagagtacatcagcaagttcacactggggagaggccgttcacctgctcagactgtgggaaggggttcacttgctcatcccaactgagggtacatcagcgagttcacactggtgagaggccattcacctgctcagactgtgggaagggattcactcagtcatctgaactgaaggtacatcagcgagctcacactggggagaggccgttcacctgctcagactgtgggaagggattcccttgctcattccaactgagggtacatcagcgagttcacactggtgagaggccgttcacctgctcggactgtgggaagggattcccttgctcatcccaactgagggtacatcagcgatttcacactggcgagaggccattcacctgcttagactgtgggaagggattcactaggtCATCtatactgaaggtacatcagcgagttcacactggcgagaggccgttcacctgctcggactgtgggaagggattcagttgctcatcccaactgaaggtacatcagcgagttcacactggggagaggccattcacctgctcagactgtgggaagggattcactcagtcatctcaactgagggtacatcagcgagttcacactggggagaggccgttcacctgctcagtctgtgggaagggattcacttggtcatctcaactacagagacaccagcgagttcacactgggtag